A window of Salmo trutta chromosome 17, fSalTru1.1, whole genome shotgun sequence genomic DNA:
AACAGGTTCTAAGCTTTTATGTAGTAGAAATGCTAGAATCTTGTTCTGGCCATCTGTGCCTTCCCTTGGCTGATAAACATGGTTTCCTGAATATGTGGGAAATGACAATACATCTGTGATTACTATAAACAACTTGAAATTAATCTAGAATTACACAATATTCACTTAAAACTCCACAAATGTAGTATTCAGAGTATTGTTAGAAGAACAATTGAATTGGCAAGCAAAATAATGTAATTTACTTGCCGCATAATACCAGTAACATATTCATCCTCTTTACATATAATTCGGAACTATTGAATAATGTTCTGCATGACAATGTATTTTCTGAGCTCGTCAATAATTAAATTATTCATATATGCATGATGAATGGCTTGTCAAATGTAACAACTATTGAAACTACCTGTTGCACATCTTGTGTGCAATTTGCACTAATTATTCACCAGGagatctttctcatggctacatTTTGACAAAAAGTATAAACAAGAAACAGTGCATGCAAGCCAGTGATGGAAAGGAGCCCATGGTTGCATCCTCAGACATCGTCAGGTAGTCTATGCCTCAAATAAGCCAGCTAGTACGTGCAACAAGCTAGAACATTCACCAAGCCAGTAGACTCACCAGGGTTGAAGATGCTTCTGCCCTCCACACTGACTACCCCTTGTAGGAGCAGGAAGGCTAGCAGTCCCAGCCAGTAGTTCACAGAGACAGTCCTGTCCATGACAATGAAGCAACTGTCCCAAAGAAGTGTTCAAGTATCAGCTGGTTCTCAACCTGCCCAAAGGATCTACTGCCTTTGGTCCATCCCAACCATACTTTTATCCTGTCTGATGTGGAAGGAGGAGACGGGGGCTCAGAGCCCCCGGTGCTCTAAATCAATAGGTAGCCACCTTCGATTTCGTCAATGGACCACTGTCCTTTGCAAGAGGGATGTTATGGTGGCTGACCAGCCTAgactcatagactagacgtaagatagtaaatgtaaatcagggacactcaaatgagtatatgttctgtttggtatggttacataagacagatggctacttaaggcaaaaactaaatatgatggttggtcggggtggatgggtaggtgtATAACGCGACTGTCTatcaacccaaaggttgcgagttcaaatctcatcatggacaacttcagcattttagcagcttttcaactacttactactttttagctactttgtaactacttagcatattagctaacccttcccttaacccttttagctaacccttcccctaaccctaccttaacccttttagctaacccttcccctaaccctaacccttttagctaacctttccctaaccttaacccttttagctaaccctaaccctaccttaacccctagcctagataacattagccagctagctaactttagccacctagccacctagatagaattcataacatattataTGTTTAGCAATTTGTAACATagtgtacattttgcaaatttgtaacatagtgtacattttgcaaatttgtaacatcgTGTATGTTTCGCAAATTCATATTATATTGTACGTTTTGCTAATTCGTAACCTATAATAGGAATTgtcatttgtaacatatcatacaaaatgggtgatggacatccacaaattaatacataccatatgaaacctAACATATCATAATAAATGGAGCGTCTCTTCtgtacatacagaataatacgaaatactATGAGACCAGTTTGGGCTGACAGATCTGGGGCCAGAGGCCCTTCATCAACGTGACAGATACAAAGCCAGCAGAGTGAGGAAGTTGTCAATCACCTATTATTTATGGGAGAGGACAGTCAGATGTTCTTGGCACTTTCAGTCCTTTACTTTTATATGAATGAGTTCCTTAAGAATGTAGAGGGAGAATTTTGGACAGGGGTAAGAGTCTGAGAAGTGAATTGATTCTGTCCCTATAAAGTGCACCATGCCCGGAGATGAGCTCTTCAGTCTTGGCTCCAGGTCTGAGCTACGGCAACAATGTGGAGCTGATTGAACATCCATCACCGAGGTCAAACCACACGACCCTGGCCTGTCTGTTGCATCCGGAAATCATGACTCAATGCCTGCGTCAGTGTAATGTCTGCTGTATTTATGTACGGTAGTTTTAGTTAAATTAAGTGTCTGGCTTGTTTGCCTCATAAAGCTCCTTGGCTGCTATTTCATTGACGCCTTGTGTCTTCCGCTGAGGAAGTTATTGATGGCTAGTCATGTCTCTCATCCAGAAACCCATCACATATCCATCTACTTATGATACGGATTTTGGGAACTtgaggacttagagaacctgtttGAGTGAGTCACAGTGAATGAACCTTGTTACATCAAGGAGATACTGCATCTTGTGAAGTAGTTCAGTaattttattgaaaacataatcAATATCTTGATGGATCTCCAGGCATGACATTGCAGAGGATAACATTCCTAGACACTGTGTGTTCCTCTGTACGATGCTCTTCTGgaatcattcaaatcaaatcaaattgtatttgtcaaatgcgccgaatacaacaggtgttgtaccgtgaaatgcttacttacaagcccttaaccaacaatgcagttttaagaaaagtaagagttaagaaaatatttactaaataaactaaaggaaaaaacaagaacacaataaaataacaataacgatgctttattgtcacgaatcccaccgaaggtggctcccctgcctgctcgggcggcgctcggcggtcgtcgtcaccgacctactagccgccgctgatccttttttccttttcgtttggtatgtcttattgtttgcacctgtccctcatttggtttattgattttggttatttaagcctggttagcccgcccagtgttgtgcgggattatttagcgtcaggttgtgtttttgtatttggatgtgctggcgatctactactATTATCTTATAGGCATGCTATGCACCTGTTCTGGGCAatttgcattttttccacgccggttgtgttggcgtcgtttgtgttgtgttttatttaataaacacaaagttccttacctctgctctctgcgcctgactcctaccaccactcctagcaactcttgacagaatcccgcacccgctatggagtcagcaggagcagcctcccctcctctcccatcgatggaggaacgggtccttcaccataccaccatcctccaccgaatcggctcagcgatggagcagatgatggaaaggatggaccgatgggagaggagtggcctccctaccgcatccccagccccaaatccccctccaccatctacccctccaccgacgtccggacccggagccctacgcctggctctccccagggagtacgatggagcggcggctgggtgccaggggttcctgctacagttggatttgtacctggctaccgttcatccaactccctcgggagaggagagcgtaagcgtcctcgtctcctgcttaacgggacgtgccctggagtgggccaacgcagtgtggtatggtccagactcggcaagggatcattaccccgagttcacccgccgtttccgggccgtgttcgaccacccagctgaaggccgggcggcgggtgaacggctgttccacctgcgtcaggagacgaggagcgcacaggactttgctctggagttccggaccttggctgctggagcggggtggaacgacagggccctgatggaccactataggtgtagcctccgggaggacgtccgccgtgagctagcctgtcgggacactaccctgtcactggatgaactgatcgacatgtccattcgtcttgacaatctgctggctgcgcgcgggcgtccagacggggtcctgttggttccacctccaggtcctccagctcccattcctatggagctagggggggccgcgtccaggggaaccggaggaggaggctccccttgtccccagtgtggtcggagaggacacactaccgaccggtgctgggggagctcctctgggaatcgggatggcaggcggagcactcctcgtccatctcaggtgagtaagcaccaacctcacccagagccccctgttggtcacatgttcgttttagtaactttccccttgttttctccctctttccagcataaggcgctagtcgattcaggcgcagctggaaactttatggatcgtgggctcgcattaaggctagggattcccctggtatcgttggaccaacctttccccgtgcactccttagatagccgaccattagggtcaggactggtcagggaggccacggtgccactggacatggtaacgcagggggatcatggagaacggattagtctcttcctcattgattctcctgcgtttccagtggtgctggggattccctggctggccaatcacaatcccaatatttcgtggagacagggggttctcagagggtggtcagaggagtgctcaggcaggtgtaagggagtttccatcggtgcgacgacggtggagagtccagaccaggtttccacagtgcgcattccctcagaatatgccgatttggctatcgccttctgtaaaaagagggcgacccgattaccacctcatcgacgaggggattgcgtgataaatctccaggtaaacgctgcacttcccaggagtcatgtgtacccattgtcacaagaggagacgttggctatggagacatatgtcacggaatctctgagacaggggtatatacggccctccatgtcacccgtctcctcgagtttctttttcgtgaagaaaaaggatggaggtttgcgcccgtgcattgattatagaggtctaaattccatcacagtagggttcagttacccactacctctcatcgctacggcggtggaatcatttcacggcgcgcggtttttcacgaa
This region includes:
- the LOC115151288 gene encoding urotensin-2B; translated protein: MDRTVSVNYWLGLLAFLLLQGVVSVEGRSIFNPGNHVYQPREGTDGQNKILAFLLHKSLEPVERNYALGLHLDNKLAELEELEALKEGLELERELSSNVLAEDKSIPRKRDCFWKYCV